In Fusarium oxysporum Fo47 chromosome XII, complete sequence, one DNA window encodes the following:
- a CDS encoding ankyrin repeat-containing domain protein, translating to MSNSEKTPVAEKEVAPPSYSVPASTTTSPPIASSSMYSPPLVQSPVDNCRRPKGSSFFRALTSGFRKHDPLVSTLCQAATRGDEQQVSGLISQAANVNGRNEDGDTPLKCAIRYDQVGTACLLLQAGAQSNKLPPLFKAASVGSLKIARMLIDSGESVHGKSKTGKPYFVDVVAKGNLDGIKFLLENGAPVNAKNERREEVIVQVVKTDNIEITHLLLAHGANANAKDAIGEEIIVYAVKKGNVELANILLDHGADPNAESAIKHSILYTAVQSGNADMVGLLLDKGASAKLLNVLGTSILEASIGMKRFQIVKKLIEGGADVDGTDALQQPILIKVIRNPFLNNDEKVEVMKMLMANGASPETVDITFGLPAICHAVEMPSTPVVQALLSRAVNTKVRMISGQTLLTYSIDVNRQNTVEALLAQGVDVNEVDGLNRTPLMLALMKLDYNLTSKLMDYGADPTAKENQEAVKFIKAVGRKDLQELLRPREVEAGPSTPAVRHEAELPASEAPPPSYELVAGKV from the coding sequence ATGTCCAACAGCGAGAAAACCCCTGTCGCGGAGAAAGAAGTAGCACCACCTTCGTATTCAGTGCCCGCATCAACGACGACATCGCCGCCCATAGCATCGTCATCAATGTATTCACCACCACTCGTTCAGAGCCCGGTAGACAACTGTCGCCGTCCCAAAGGTTCCTCATTCTTTAGAGCTCTCACATCAGGCTTCCGCAAACACGATCCATTGGTCTCAACGCTCTGCCAAGCCGCCACTCGTGGAGACGAGCAACAAGTCTCCGGCCTAATCTCCCAAGCCGCAAACGTCAACGGTCGAAACGAAGACGGGGATACACCACTAAAGTGCGCCATAAGATACGATCAAGTTGGAACCGCGTGTCTTCTTCTACAAGCTGGGGCACAAAGCAACAAGCTACCGCCCTTATTCAAGGCTGCTTCTGTTGGAAGTCTCAAGATCGCCAGGATGCTTATCGATTCTGGGGAGAGTGTACACGGCAAATCAAAGACTGGAAAGCCCTactttgttgatgttgttgctAAAGGCAACCTGGACGGTATCAAGTTCCTCCTTGAGAATGGCGCTCCAGTTAATGCGAAAAATGAGAGGCGAGAGGAAGTCATTGTACAGGTCGTCAAGACGGACAACATCGAGATCacccatcttcttcttgcccaCGGCGCCAACGCAAATGCCAAGGATGCAATAGGCGAGGAGATCATCGTATACGCTGTCAAAAAGGGCAACGTCGAACTCGCCAATATCCTCCTCGATCACGGCGCCGATCCCAATGCCGAAAGTGCGATCAAACATTCCATTCTCTACACAGCTGTCCAAAGCGGCAACGCCGATATGGTTGGACTACTCCTTGACAAAGGCGCAAGTGCGAAACTGTTGAATGTTCTTGGCACGAGTATTCTAGAGGCTTCAATAGGAATGAAGAGATTCCAGATCGTGAAGAAACTCATCGAAGGGGGTGCCGATGTTGATGGGACAGATGCGCTTCAGCAACCTATTCTCATTAAGGTTATCAGAAATCCATTTTTGAACAACGAcgagaaggttgaggttatgaagatgttgatggctAATGGTGCGAGTCCTGAAACGGTTGATATAACCTTCGGTCTGCCAGCTATTTGTCACGCTGTCGAAATGCCCAGTACCCCGGTAGTGCAAGCGCTTCTGAGCCGAGCCGTCAACACCAAGGTTCGCATGATCTCGGGCCAAACGCTCCTCACATACTCCATCGACGTCAACCGCCAGAACACTGTTGAGGCGCTGCTAGCACAAggtgttgatgtcaatgAGGTCGATGGACTGAACAGAACGCCTCTGATGCTGGCGCTGATGAAACTTGATTACAACTTGACGTCGAAGTTGATGGATTACGGTGCTGATCCTACAGCTAAAGAGAATCAAGAAGctgtcaagttcatcaaggctgttggGAGAAAGGATTTGCAGGAACTTCTTCGACCAAGGGAAGTTGAGGCAGGTCCCTCAACTCCGGCTGTTCGACATGAGGCCGAGTTGCCTGCGTCTGAGGCTCCACCGCCTTCATATGAGCTTGTCGCTGGAAAGGTCTAA